One Candidatus Binataceae bacterium genomic window, AGTTCGCCCTTGGGCAGATCCATCCAGTACACTTGCGCGTGATCCTCTCCACGGCGGTTGCATCGGCCGAAGCGCTGAACGAGCGAAGCCCACGGAGCCAGCTCCGTAAACAGCGTTGCCGCGCTGATGTCCACGCCGGCCTCGATTACCTGCGTGCTCACAATTATCGTTCCGGGACTGTCGGAAGCGACGTTATCCAGCGCGCGATCTACTTGGGCGACGCGGTCTGGCGGTCGAAAGCGCGAATGAAGCAATACGATTTCGGGCAGCGGCAAGGAGGCCTTGCCCATTGCGGGCGTCGATTTTTTCCCCTTCTTGACGACCGGCTCGCCGACTTTCGCTTTTAATGCCTTGTAAAGCTCACGAGCGCGCCGGACGGTGTTGATAACCACTATCGTTCGCGTGCCGGCCTTGTGCTCTGCGAGGACTTCGCGGGCCAGGTTTTCGGTCTCGCCAACGACGGTTTTCGCGGCTTGCAGTGGCTTGTGGGCGTTCAAGCGGCGCTCCAGCGCGGACCGAGCCCCGCTGGCCGGAGCTAGTGCGGCTATTTCGGCGTCGGCATCAAAACGCAGCTCTGATAGGCTTTCCAGAAGCGGTTGGAAGTCCACAGTTTTTAACCAACGCTTGTCCAGGGTCGCCGACATCCAAACACTCTGGCTGCGGTGCCCATCTTTAGACCCGACAAGGTGCCGAAAGCCCTCAAGCTGGGTGGTAGTTGCGAGGCCCGCACCCATCAGTTGGATTTCGTCGAAAATCCACAGGCAGTCGGTGTGGAGTAACCCGAACTGTACTGGCCAGCGCGCTCGGCTGGCCGCGTAACCGCGGTTAAGCGCGCGCGACAGCAGCATGTCCTGGGTGCCGACGAGAATCGTTTCGCGCTCGGGGGCGAGATCCCAATCCTCTTCGTCCTCTCCGCCCATCAGGACATGGACGGCCGGCCCCTCACCGGCGAGGACGTGCGCTGACTTTAGGTTGTCGATCCAGAAGCCCGCATTTTTGGCCGTCTGCTCGACGAGCACTCTCATCGGCAGGCAGTATGCCAGCCGTCGTGGCGTGCTGGCCTTGAGCGGTTCCTCGGCGGCGAAACGCCGCCACAGCCAAGCGACGACGGCCATCGCGGTTTTACCCAAGCTGGTAGGGACATCGACGAGCTGCCTTATCGCAGCGGCTTCGGCGAACTTCCGTTGGTAGGCGAACGGTTCGTTTCCAGTGGCGATCTTAAAGAATTTGTCGAAGTGCATTTGCCGAACCCGAAGCTTCGGGAGAACCCGAACTTTCGGGACGAGGTTATCGATAGGCTCAAATAACCCTCATCCATTCGTTCTGATAGTCCCTATAGCGCAAAGGGAGCGGAGGGTGGTAACCAGAAGCGGTCGTTTTCTCCGCCACTCGGCCCGCCGCTCCGGCGCGGCTGATGGACGCGAGGCGGACCTCGCGAGATCCTTCACTGCGTTCAGGATGACGAGGCGGGGCGGTTGGGATGACTGGGCTGTTGTCGGCTGGCGAGAGCGTCGCGAACTCGGGACCGAGGACGTGAGTGGCTGGCAGAGAGCAGATGCGGGATTCCTTGCGCGGCAGCCACGCGCGAGAATGAAAGGAAAGAAAAGGTGGAACAAACGCGCGACGGAATGATGGAAAAACAGGCTTGGGATGACGGCTCGGCGTGCGGATCCCCTACCTTGCCCGGCGCGGAGCGCGCCCTCGCGGCGAGGGCGTGCGTCAGCTAAACTGCTTGGACCACCGACGCGGCAGATAAGCAACGGCTGTCTATCGCTGCCGGAGGGCGCGGCGACTGGGGCCGCGCCGACTCGTTGCGGCTGATAACCGATGGCGATCTATCTCGACCATAACGCGGGCTCTCCGATGCGCCCGCAGGTGCGCGCGGCGCTCGCCGCGTTGGCGGACTTCCCTTGGGCCAACCCCGCCTCGGTCCATCGCGCGGGCCAGGCCGCACGCGCCGTGCTCGAAGAGGCCCGGACCGCCGTCGCTGATTTAATCGGCGCCAAGCCCACCGCGATCGTCTTTACCTCCGGCGGCACCGAGGCCAACCATCTGGCAATCCTCGGCGCTCTCGACACCGATCCCGCGCGCCGCGCGATCGTCACCACCGCTATCGAGCATTCATCGATCCTCCATCCGCTGGAGCATCTGAGGGAGCATGGCGCCCAGGTGCGAATCGTGGCGCCCGACCGCCAGGGGCGAGTCGATCCCGCCGCGCTCGCCGCGCAGATCGATCGCGATTGCGCAATTCTCAGCGTCGGCTTGGCCAACGCCGAGGTCGGCACGATTCAGGATCTGAGCGGGCTGGCCGACGCGGCCCATCGGGCTGGCGCGCTGTTCCATCTCGATGCGGTGGCGGCGGCCGGCAAGATGGCGCTGAACGTCGCGGAGCTGCAATGCGACCTG contains:
- a CDS encoding cysteine desulfurase family protein; this encodes MAIYLDHNAGSPMRPQVRAALAALADFPWANPASVHRAGQAARAVLEEARTAVADLIGAKPTAIVFTSGGTEANHLAILGALDTDPARRAIVTTAIEHSSILHPLEHLREHGAQVRIVAPDRQGRVDPAALAAQIDRDCAILSVGLANAEVGTIQDLSGLADAAHRAGALFHLDAVAAAGKMALNVAELQCDLLSLSAHKLGGPAGSGALFVRQRERIRPWLWSGAQEHGLRAGTPNLIGAAGFGIAARMVAQEWAAEAARLAPMAADFTQHLMSAIPGLRANHPATGGLVNTLNFTFPSVRGETLLIALDLAGVEVSIGSACAAGAVEPSHVLLAMGRSEAAARSSLRISLGYTTTARELTEAAAIIPRVWRQVAAGESAEALAS